From a region of the Helianthus annuus cultivar XRQ/B chromosome 5, HanXRQr2.0-SUNRISE, whole genome shotgun sequence genome:
- the LOC110939980 gene encoding 40S ribosomal protein S15a, with translation MVRVSVLNDALKSMYNAEKRGKRQVMIRPSSKVIIKFLMVMQKHGYIGEFEYVDDHRSGKIVVELNGRLNKCGVISPRFDVGVKEIEPWTARLLPSRQFGYIVLTTSAGIMDHEEARRKNVGGKVLGFFY, from the exons ATGGTGAGAGTTAGTGTCCTAAACGACGCCCTTAAGAGCATGTACAATGCTGAAAAGAGGGGGAAAAGACAGGTCATGATTAGGCCATCTTCAAAAGTTATCATCAAGTTCCTTATGGTTATGCAAAAGCATG GTTATATCGGTGAGTTTGAGTACGTCGATGACCACAGATCTGGTAAGATCGTGGTTGAGTTAAATGGACGCTTGAACAAATGTGGGGTTATCAGTCCTCGTTTTGATGTTGGTGTCAAGGAAATCGAGCCCTGGACTGCAAGACTTCTTCCATCTAGACAG TTTGGTTACATTGTGTTAACCACATCGGCTGGAATCATGGATCATGAAGAAGCTAGGAGAAAGAATGTTGGTGGTAAGGTGCTCGGTTTCTTCTACTAA
- the LOC110942679 gene encoding uncharacterized protein LOC110942679 → MQALWSHRQHANEQFWGDRGNDQDIKVFWRRTREKFFAAMGRGEYRTADSFSGKWTAMRTKITDFNNLHNHYANIIRRRSGSSDVDVMTSAHNDYRLHHGHPFTMIPLWELLCKSPKWHFVPSFNPTAHRPRRSKSTSTTEPSESDARTTINLNDDFDEFEQPQELPRPKGRDRSKVAARDTSFSTPSDGPSKLNKFDNRLNKLLSTKEKEQELKMEKQIQKDMEFLAKDFSHLAEEDRVILEARKA, encoded by the exons ATGCAGGCGTTATGGAGTCATCGTCAACACGCTAACGAGCAATTTTGGGGGGATCGAG GAAACGACCAAGATATAAAAGTATTTTGGAGGCGTACGCGTGAGAAGTTTTTCGCCGCAATGGGTCGTGGTGAATATCGTACAGCCGACTCTTTTTCGGGCAAGTGGACCGCAATGCGGACGAAGATTACCGATTTCAACAACTTACATAATCATTACGCCAACATTATTAGAAGAAGAAGCGGTTCGAGCGACGTGGATGTTATGACCTCAGCACACAACGACTATAGATTGCATCATGGGCATCCATTTACGATGATACCTTTGTGGGAGCTTCTTTGCAAATCTCCCAAGTGGCATTTTGTACCGTCGTTTAACCCAACCGCCCATAGGCCAAGACGATCCAAATCAACATCCACTACCGAACCATCCGAGTCCGATGCTCGTACTACTATTAATCTAAACGACGACTTCGATGAATTTGAACAACCGCAAGAGCTGCCACGACCAAAGGGTAGGGATAGAAGTAAGGTAGCTGCACGAGACACGTCTTTTTCAACGCCATCGGATGGCCCGTCAAAGTTGAACAAGTTCGACAATAGACTTAACAAGCTTCTCTCGACGAAGGAAAAGGAGCAAGAACTAAAAATGGAGAAACAAATCCAAAAAGACATGGAATTTCTCGCGAAAGACTTTTCACATCTAGCAGAGGAGGACCGAGTCATTTTGGAGGCTCGTAAGGCATAA
- the LOC110939979 gene encoding zinc finger protein ZAT11 gives MKRSWQDDREIENLAMANCLMLLNRVNPSGSQRSGRVFHCKTCNKQFSSFQALGGHRTSHKKIKTMEESPARAKTHECSICGLEFELGQALGGHMRRHRGDTQLEKNIPAKAEVKEVDGGRRGLCLDLNLTPFQNELRIWSRTTGTAGIAI, from the coding sequence atgaagagaagTTGGCAAGACGATCGAGAGATCGAAAACTTAGCTATGGCAAACTGCTTAATGCTCCTCAACCGTGTCAACCCGTCCGGATCTCAGAGATCCGGACGGGTTTTCCATTGCAAGACTTGCAACAAGCAGTTTTCGTCGTTTCAAGCATTGGGCGGGCACCGTACGAGCCACAAGAAGATTAAAACGATGGAAGAGTCGCCTGCGAGGGCGAAGACACATGAATGCTCCATCTGTGGATTGGAGTTTGAGCTTGGGCAGGCTTTGGGAGGTCACATGAGGCGGCACCGTGGTGATACTCAGCTGGAAAAGAATATTCCGGCGAAAGCGGAGGTGAAGGAGGTTGATGGTGGCAGGAGAGGGTTGTGTTTGGATTTGAATTTGACACCGTTTCAGAATGAACTCAGGATTTGGAGTCGGACTACGGGAACGGCGGGAATTGCTATATGA
- the LOC110939978 gene encoding protein ALP1-like, with the protein MGPIRGSKKKRKIDSENGLASGSSEDGSNDWWSEFSKRIVGSLSPSKGLDQFESVFKVSRKTFNYICSLVNEPMTSKTSNFMYLNGQSMSLNDQVALALRRLSSGDSLIGVGNFFGTNHSTVSQVTWRFVEAIEERGLHHLQWPTTEEEFTQIKSKFENIRGLPNCCGAIDTSHIMMLLSASDRTIDVWLDRKDNHSMMLQVIVDPDMRFRDVVTGYPGKMDDASVLQKSSFHDLSEKGERLNGKKLKLPEGTEIREYIVGDSGFPLLPWLLTPYQGRDLPETKTEFNKRHFATKLVAQRALARLKDVWRVIHGVMWRPDKNRLPRVILACCILHNIMIDMEDDALDELTLTNQHDSGYRPEFCDMADTNASISRDKLALYLSGRLAV; encoded by the exons ATGGGTCCTATAAGAGGAAGCAAAAAGAAGAGGAAAATCGATAGTGAAAATGGTTTGGCTTCTGGGTCTTCTGAAGACGGCTCTAATGATTGGTGGAGTGAGTTCTCCAAGCGGATTgttg GTTCGCTATCTCCGTCAAAAGGTCTAGACCAATTCGAGTCGGTTTTCAAGGTATCAAGAAAAACATTCAACTACATATGCTCACTTGTAAACGAGCCCATGACGTCCAAAACATCAAACTTCATGTACTTAAACGGCCAATCAATGTCTCTTAACGATCAAGTAGCTTTGGCTTTAAGAAGATTAAGTTCCGGTGACTCATTAATAGGCGTAGGCAACTTTTTTGGTACAAACCACTCAACCGTCTCTCAGGTGACCTGGCGGTTCGTGGAGGCAATTGAAGAACGTGGGCTCCACCACCTCCAATGGCCGACAACCGAAGAGGAATTCACACAGATAAAATCCAAATTTGAGAACATCAGAGGCCTTCCTAATTGTTGTGGTGCTATTGATACCTCTCATATCATGATGTTGCTGTCGGCATCGGATCGGACAATTGATGTTTGGCTTGACCGTAAGGACAACCACAGTATGATGTTGCAG GTGATTGTTGACCCCGACATGAGATTCCGTGATGTAGTTACAGGATATCCCGGGAAAATGGACGATGCATCCGTGCTTCAAAAATCTAGTTTTCATGATTTATCAGAGAAAGGAGAGAGGCTAAACGGGAAGAAACTAAAGCTACCGGAAGGAACCGAAATTCGAGAATACATAGTTGGAGACTCGGGTTTTCCATTACTACCATGGCTCCTAACTCCATATCAAGGCCGGGATCTCCCCGAAACAAAAACCGAATTCAACAAACGCCATTTTGCAACAAAGTTGGTGGCCCAGCGTGCTTTGGCCCGCTTGAAAGATGTCTGGAGGGTGATCCATGGAGTTATGTGGCGGCCCGACAAGAACAGGCTGCCTAGAGTTATTCTCGCGTGTTGTATCCTTCATAACATCATGATTGACATGGAAGACGACGCGTTAGATGAGCTGACTTTGACTAATCAACATGACTCGGGGTATCGCCCCGAGTTTTGTGATATGGCGGATACGAACGCATCAATCTCGAGAGATAAGTTGGCTCTTTATTTGTCTGGAAGACTGGCtgtttga